In one Hoplias malabaricus isolate fHopMal1 chromosome X1, fHopMal1.hap1, whole genome shotgun sequence genomic region, the following are encoded:
- the LOC136675717 gene encoding divergent protein kinase domain 1A-like — MARGLFPRAWISKSYHFQVRLSHVRVKYLFLTWLAVFVGSWVIYVQYSSYTELCRGRECQSNICDKYSKGVIDGSACNSLCEKGSLYFGRCLSSKPNNQVYTGSWGDVDGVIKCQLDDVLHYELGEELEPRKESGLFEKPTRGTSVEKFKEMVSSHLKAKVGEQANLPGLVALILSVADSNKDGHISLPEAKSAWALLQLNEVLLAVVLQDREHTPKLLGFCGDLYVVERVLYTPLYGISLPWPMELWIPSGFRRSLDQWFAPSWPRKAKISIGLLELVEDVFHGPFGSFLVCDMRPESFGFTERYDLRLVDAQLVVPEEAFRSIMKQQRCHQDEDCVYGVDCRTSCDLDQGRCSPQVSKPNLARACEALKDYLLWGVPSHLFPELEKQLYACMALRGSAQHMEIEHSLILNNLKTLLWKQISHTKDS; from the exons ATGGCGAGAGGTCTGTTTCCACGGGCCTGGATAAGCAAGTCTTACCACTTTCAG GTACGGCTGTCCCATGTCCGGGTGAAGTATCTGTTCCTGACCTGGCTGGCCGTGTTTGTGGGCAGTTGGGTGATTTATGTGCAGTATTCCTCTTACACAGAACTGTGCCGAGGACGAGAATGTCAGAGCAACATC TGTGATAAGTACAGTAAAGGAGTGATTGATGGCTCTGCCTGCAACAGTCTGTGTGAGAAAGGCTCACTTTATTTTGGGAGATGTCTCTCCAGTAAACCCAACAATCAG GTGTATACAGGAAGCTGGGGGGACGTGGACGGAGTTATAAAGTGTCAGCTGGACGATGTGCTGCATTATGAACTGGGAGAAGAGCTGGAGCCAAGGAAGGAGTCAGGGCTTTTTGAGAAACCGACTCGAGGAACATCTGTAGAGAAGTTCAAGGAGATGGTTTCCAGCCACCTGAAG GCGAAAGTGGGAGAGCAAGCCAACCTGCCTGGTTTAGTGGCTCTGATCCTGTCTGTCGCTGATAGCAACAAAGACGGCCACATCTCTCTCCCAGAGGCGAAATCAGCATGGGCTCTGCTCCAGCTCAACGAGGTCCTCCTGGCGGTGGTCTTGCAGGACCGTGAACACACTCCCAAGCTGCTGGGCTTCTGCGGTGATCTGTATGTGGTGGAGAGGGTCCTGTACACACCACTATACGGCATCAGTCTTCCCTGGCCCATGGAACTCTGGATCCCCTCAG GCTTCCGGCGAAGCCTGGACCAGTGGTTCGCACCATCGTGGCCAAGGAAGGCGAAGATTTCTATTGGTTTGCTGGAGCTGGTGGAGGATGTGTTTCACGGCCCGTTTGGCAGCTTCCTTGTGTGCGACATGCGCCCAGAGAGTTTTGGCTTCACAGAACGGTACGACCTGCGCTTGGTGGACGCTCAGCTAGTCGTCCCCGAGGAGGCTTTCCGCAGCATCATGAAGCAGCAGCGCTGCCACCAGGATGAAGACTGTGTGTACGGAGTGGACTGCAGAACGTCCTGTGACCTCGACCAGGGACGCTGCTCACCGCAGGTCAGCAAACCCAACCTGGCCAGGGCCTGCGAGGCACTGAAAGACTACCTTCTCTGGGGTGTGCCCTCACACCTTTTCCCAGAGCTGGAGAAGCAGCTGTACGCCTGCATGGCCCTCAGGGGCTCAGCTCAGCACATGGAGATAGAGCACTCGCTCATCCTCAACAACCTCAAAACCCTGCTGTGGAAACAGATCTCACACACCAAGGACTCCTAA
- the LOC136675720 gene encoding large ribosomal subunit protein uL18A-like has translation MGFVKVVKNKSYFKRYQVKYRRRREGKTDFFARKRLVIQDKNKYNTPKYRIIVRFSNRDIVCQIAYAKIEGDVIVCAAYSHELPKYGVSVGLTNYAAAYCTGLLLARRLLNKFGLDKVYEGQVEVTGEEFNVESIDGQPGAFTCYLDAGLTRTTTGNKVFGAVKGAVDGGLSIPHSTKRFPGYDPESKEFNAEVHRKHIMGLNISEYMSALVEEDEEAYKKQFSRYIKNGVTPESVEEMYKKAHASIRENPVHEKKPQREIKKKRWNRKKLTLGQRKDRVAQKKASFLRAQEPADDE, from the exons ATG GGTTTTGTAAAGGTAGTGAAGAACAAGTCGTATTTCAAGCGGTACCAGGTCAAATACAGAAGGAGACGAG AGGGAAAGACCGACTTCTTTGCTCGTAAACGTCTTGTGATCCAAGATAAGAACAAGTACAACACACCCAAATACAGGATTATCGTTAGATTCTCCAACAGGGATATTGTTTGCCAG ATCGCGTACGCCAAGATCGAGGGTGACGTGATCGTCTGCGCTGCTTATTCTCACGAATTGCCAAAGTATGGCGTCTCTGTGGGTTTGACAAACTATGCTGCGGCTTACTGCACTGGTCTGCTGTTAGCTCGCCGG CTGTTGAATAAGTTTGGTCTGGATAAGGTTTATGAGGGTCAGGTGGAGGTGACCGGTGAGGAGTTTAATGTGGAGAGTATTGATGGACAACCAGGAGCATTTACCTGCTACTTGGATGCCGGCCTCACAAGAACCACCACTGGAAACAAAGTTTTTGGAGCTGTTAAAGGAGCAGTGGATGGAGGACTGTCCATCCCTCACAG CACAAAGCGGTTCCCAGGGTATGACCCTGAAAGCAAAGAGTTCAACGCTGAGGTTCACAGGAAGCACATCATGGGCCTGAACATCTCAGAGTACATGAGCGCCTTggtggaggaggatgaggaggcgTACAAGAAACAGTTCTCACGCTACATCAAGAATGGAGTTACTCCTGAATCG GTGGAGGAAATGTACAAAAAAGCTCATGCTAGCATTCGTGAGAACCCAGTTCATGAGAAGAAACCTCAGAGAGAAATCAAAAAGAAGAG GTGGAACCGTAAGAAGCTGACTCTGGGTCAGAGGAAGGACCGTGTGGCTCAGAAAAAGGCCAGTTTCCTCAGAGCTCAGGAACCTGCTGACGATGAGTGA
- the LOC136675716 gene encoding ecotropic viral integration site 5 protein homolog — translation MDSLSVTPQHAPQLSPDEQKLLAKLEEQNRLLETDSKSLYSVNGVLRSPCSSKIFSFEESSSSWSDVVQNWDEWSKKKVKQLKALIRKGIPPHVRASVWQMLCNSHTFSVQEKYSELLQKQCPCEKLIQRDLNRLLPHHPLFQSLHVSIQQALCNMLKAYSILDGEVGYHQGSIFIVGLLLMQMSEVEAFGVYLRLMQDFRLRELYRPHMIELGCCVFQFEGLIQEQLPKLYSHFQTHAFNTSTFSSPWFLTLFISCLPLTAARRVFDIFLCEGLEIVFRVGMAILQLTQNELLQLDTEGLALFLEKTAPQQMDNDPDRMIKTAYQIKFDSKRMKKLEKEYTTIKMKEMEEQEEMKKLLSENKVLRQRIDTLEKRFDEDAVWRLGQECVRMRLRNTEQQQALKQMEIKMLLMEKSSTIPDEGSAMNLNEQLLSGKLREAETLTALREIRQHIKDIEEMRQTQQKGSRLVDDVQDELMRLRLSEIQSQIQLSQNRHRLLQLQIQDQTYGLQLKRIAERVHSQSEHLQELTMQNQCLRSQLGQTTKEQHLLNLNSKDEKEEDTAVVRKLQHQIAQLQARIGRISRQKEDTRL, via the exons ATGgattctctctctgtgactcCTCAGCATGCACCTCAGCTTAGTCCGGATGAGCAGAAGTTATTGGCCAagctggaggaacagaacaG GTTGTTGGAAACAGACAGTAAATCCTTATACTCCGTAAACGGTGTCCTGAGAAGCCCCTGCTCCTCAAAGATCTTCTCTTTTGAGGAAAGCTCCAGCTCTTGGAGTGATGTTGTTCAGAACTGGGATGAATGGAGCAAGAAGAAAGTTAAACAGCTGAAG GCTCTGATAAGGAAAGGGATCCCTCCTCATGTCCGGGCCTCAGTGTGGCAAATGCTGTGTAATTCCCACACTTTTTCAGTTCAGGAGAAATACTCCGAACTGCTGCAGAAACAATGTCCCTGCGAGAAACTCATCCAGAGAGATCTGAACCGACTCCTCCCTCATCATCCGCTCTTCCAGAGTCTTCACGTCAGCATCCAGCAGGCTCTCTGCAACATGCTCAAG GCTTATTCGATTTTAGATGGAGAGGTAGGCTACCACCAGGGAAGTATCTTCATAGTTGGACTGTTACTAATGCAG ATGTCAGAGGTGGAAGCGTTTGGTGTGTATTTGCGGCTGATGCAGGACTTCAGGCTGCGAGAGCTCTACAGGCCTCACATGATTGAGCTTGGAtgctgtgtgtttcagtttgAAGGACTAATCCAG GAACAGCTTCCTAAGCTTTACTCTCACTTCCAAACCCACGCCTTCAACACTTCCACCTTCTCTTCGCCCTGGTTCCTCACACTGTTCATCTCCTGTCTGCCTCTCACTGCAGCCAGgagggtttttgacattttcCTGTGTGAG GGTTTGGAGATTGTTTTCCGTGTGGGAATGGCCATCCTCCAGTTGACCCAGAATGAACTCCTGCAGCTGGACACAGAGGGGCTGgcactg TTTTTGGAGAAAACAGCCCCCCAGCAGATGGACAATGACCCAGACAGGATGATAAAAACTGCTTATCAAATAAAATTTGACTCCAAGAGAATGAAAAA GCTTGAGAAGGAGTacacaacaataaaaatgaaGGAGATGGAGGAACAAGAAGAAATGAAG AAATTACTGTCGGAAAATAAAGTCCTGAGGCAGAGGATTGACACTTTGGAGAAA AGGTTCGATGAAGACGCAGTGTGGCGGCTGGGGCAGGAGTGTGTGCGGATGAGGctcagaaacacagagcagcagcaggCTTTGAAGCAGATGGAGATCAAGATGCTACTGATGGAGAAA agcaGTACAATTCCTGATGAGGGCAGTGCAATGAATCTGAATGAGCAGCTGCTCAGTGGGAAGCTGAGGGAAGCAGAGACTCTGACTGCTCTCAGAGAGATCAGACAGCACATCAAAGATATAGAAGAGAtgaggcag ACGCAGCAGAAGGGCAGCAGATTGGTGGATGATGTCCAGGACGAGCTGATGAGGTTGAGATTAAGTGAAATTCAGTCTCAAATTCAGCTCAGTCAGAACAGACACAGACTTCTCCAGCTACAGATACAG GATCAAACCTACGGTCTCCAACTCAAGCGCATAGCAGAGCGTGTACACAGCCAAAGTGAGCATCTGCAAGAGCTAACGATGCAAAACCAGTGTCTGCGCAGTCAACTGGGACAAACGACAAAGGAACAGCATCTcctgaat